Proteins from a single region of Aquirhabdus parva:
- a CDS encoding GFA family protein — protein MKYAGSCHCGKVAFEVEGEIKGVIACNCSICSRKGSLLWFVPREQLKLLTPEQDISTYLFNKHVIKHQFCAVCGIHPFGEGSDPNGDAMAAINIRCLEGLDLDSIPVQHYNGRSH, from the coding sequence ATGAAGTACGCGGGAAGCTGCCATTGTGGCAAAGTCGCCTTTGAGGTAGAAGGTGAAATTAAAGGCGTTATCGCTTGTAATTGCTCCATATGCTCTCGCAAGGGATCTTTATTATGGTTTGTACCGAGAGAGCAGCTAAAATTACTGACTCCGGAACAAGACATCAGCACTTATCTTTTTAACAAGCACGTGATCAAGCATCAATTTTGCGCAGTATGCGGGATTCACCCTTTTGGTGAAGGGAGTGACCCTAACGGAGATGCGATGGCAGCGATTAATATTCGCTGCTTAGAAGGGCTCGACTTAGACTCTATCCCAGTACAGCACTACAATGGACGATCACATTAG